A single window of Candidatus Eremiobacterota bacterium DNA harbors:
- a CDS encoding ABC-F family ATP-binding cassette domain-containing protein, which translates to MELVRFSALERHYGAKAVFAGLAGVVRDGDRVGLVGPNGAGKTTLVRLLAGIDEADGGMIVRARERRLGYLSQDASETGPLTLRAAFDEALARGAAQEWEMRATLNRFDFAEADLDRPLREFSGGQRTRAMLARTLLEQPDWLVLDEPTNHLDLDTVRWLETFVARDPRAFVVVSHDRYFLETVATKIWELDHGELATYDVKPGRAYSMYVAERDARREQQRRDYEAAAAERKRQRAVIDELRTHGSHNYSAVWSREKAFARVEAVDAPRKERRKIAVALSAARRATSGPAVEIKGIAKAYDRPLFANLSATFTRGERVAIVGPNGAGKTTLLRILSGELAPDKGSVRYGTELRTASYSQSSVDDLPAGATAAEAVMRMGVTDEQARGLLGRLNLGGESGDKRVEEFSGGERRRIMLARLMAQRADCLFLDEPTNDLDIASREALEDVLAEYDGALFVVSHDRYLLKRLGERVVALRDGRAQISTDDYATWERRQHEPLARNEPQNNGAARAAARTTPPETAAKAERQSAHEAKLAAGRRKRAVADAESRVAQLDRERAALEAEFAAHGTYDDPQRVVDLQHELERLRAASEEAMAAWEAAVESLEANG; encoded by the coding sequence ATGGAGCTGGTACGGTTTTCTGCGCTGGAGCGGCATTACGGGGCGAAGGCGGTGTTCGCGGGGTTGGCGGGCGTCGTGCGCGACGGCGACCGCGTCGGGTTGGTCGGGCCGAACGGCGCCGGGAAGACGACGCTCGTCCGGCTGCTGGCGGGGATCGACGAAGCGGACGGCGGGATGATCGTGCGCGCGCGCGAGCGGCGGCTCGGCTATCTCTCGCAAGACGCGTCGGAGACCGGGCCGCTGACGCTGCGCGCGGCGTTCGACGAAGCGCTCGCGCGCGGCGCGGCGCAGGAGTGGGAGATGCGCGCGACGCTCAACCGCTTCGACTTCGCGGAGGCCGATCTGGACCGGCCGCTGCGCGAGTTCTCCGGCGGCCAGCGCACCCGCGCCATGCTCGCGCGCACGCTTCTCGAACAGCCCGACTGGCTGGTCCTCGACGAGCCGACGAACCATCTCGACCTCGACACGGTGCGCTGGCTGGAGACGTTCGTCGCGCGCGACCCGCGCGCGTTCGTCGTCGTCTCGCACGACCGCTACTTCCTCGAAACGGTCGCGACGAAGATCTGGGAGCTCGACCACGGCGAGCTTGCGACGTACGACGTGAAACCCGGCCGCGCTTACAGCATGTACGTCGCCGAGCGCGACGCGCGGCGCGAGCAGCAGCGGCGCGACTACGAAGCGGCGGCAGCCGAGCGCAAGCGCCAGCGCGCGGTGATCGACGAGCTGCGCACGCACGGCTCGCACAACTACAGCGCGGTCTGGAGCCGCGAGAAGGCGTTCGCGCGCGTCGAAGCGGTCGACGCTCCGCGCAAGGAACGGCGCAAGATCGCCGTCGCCCTGAGCGCGGCGCGGCGGGCGACGAGCGGTCCGGCCGTGGAGATCAAAGGGATCGCGAAAGCCTACGACCGCCCCTTGTTCGCGAACCTCTCGGCGACGTTCACGCGCGGTGAGCGCGTCGCGATCGTGGGGCCGAACGGCGCGGGAAAGACGACGCTGCTGCGCATCCTCTCCGGCGAGCTTGCGCCCGACAAAGGCAGCGTTCGCTACGGCACGGAATTGCGCACCGCGAGCTACTCGCAGAGCTCGGTCGACGATCTGCCGGCCGGCGCAACGGCGGCGGAAGCAGTGATGCGGATGGGCGTGACCGACGAGCAGGCGCGCGGGCTATTGGGCCGGCTGAACCTGGGCGGCGAATCCGGCGACAAGCGCGTCGAGGAGTTCTCCGGCGGCGAGCGGCGGCGGATCATGCTCGCGCGGCTGATGGCGCAGCGCGCGGACTGCCTGTTCCTGGACGAGCCGACGAACGACCTCGACATCGCCAGCCGCGAAGCGCTCGAAGACGTGCTGGCGGAATACGACGGCGCGCTGTTCGTCGTCTCGCACGACCGGTATCTGCTCAAGCGGCTCGGCGAGCGCGTCGTCGCGCTTCGCGACGGCCGCGCGCAGATCAGCACCGACGACTACGCAACGTGGGAACGCCGCCAGCACGAACCGCTCGCGCGCAACGAACCGCAGAACAACGGCGCCGCTCGTGCGGCGGCGCGCACAACGCCGCCGGAAACGGCTGCCAAAGCAGAACGCCAGTCGGCGCACGAAGCGAAGCTCGCCGCGGGACGGCGCAAGCGCGCCGTCGCCGACGCGGAGAGCCGCGTCGCGCAACTCGACCGCGAGCGCGCGGCGCTCGAAGCCGAGTTCGCCGCGCACGGCACGTACGACGACCCGCAGCGGGTCGTCGACCTGCAGCACGAGCTCGAGCGCCTGCGCGCGGCGAGCGAAGAAGCGATGGCCGCCTGGGAAGCGGCCGTCGAATCCCTCGAGGCGAACGGTTAG